TTCAATCTCAAGCTCATCACCAAAAAAAGTCGGTTTGATGTGTTTTACCTGAGTTTCATAAACCGCAAAATGACTCGCCGAACCCGGCTTCTGATAGTCGATCAGCCCCTTTTGATGAGCCCAAGCCACACGCGCTTCTTCGTAAAAACGCAAATAGTTGCTGTGATGGACAATCCCCATCAGATCGGTTTCGTAGAACTGCACTTTGTGACGATGAATAAACATTGATTATTTCTAGACTAAATTGTTAGGGTTAGTCCAGCGCGCTGTTAAGAAAATGAAGTCAGGGCGTTTAATTCTGCAGTACTTTTGGAGCATAGTGACCAACATGGCGACGATCACAGAGTGGCAAAGAAATCTTCCGACGAGAATCACCATGAGTCGCATCTTTATGGTGCCTCTAATTGTAGCAGCTATGTGGCCCAACACCTTAACTTGGAATATTGTCGCGGCAGTTTTGTTTATGGCCGCCTCCAGCACCGACTATTTTGATGGGTACTACGCTCGCAAATACAAAGCGGTCAGTAATTTCGGTAAATTCATGGATCCCATTGCTGATAAAATTCTCGTCACCAGCGTCCTGGCAATGCTTTTGGCCTTGGGGAAGATCGACGCTTGGATGGTTATTATTATTTTGGCGCGCGACAATTTCATTGGCGGCATCCGCTCCGTTGCCGCGGCAGATCAAATTATCATTGATGCCAAACCAGCAGGAAAATGGAAGACCGCCATGCAAATGATTGCGATCCCCATTGTAATAATTGGAAATATGGAGCCTTACTTGCCGTATTTGGACAAAATTGGATACGGAGTCTTGTGGGTGAGCGTCATTTTGAGTATAACCAGCGGTATTGAATACTACTTAGGTTTCTTAAAGAACCGCAAATCTGCGTAAGGTTGATATGCTTTTGCACCTTTCTCCTAGTAATTGGTTTTTCATCTTCTTGGCGTTGCTCCTTAGCAGCTATTTGAAGATCGCGTCTGCAAAGACGCAAAAGCCCGTATTCTTTGCGACAGCTTCACACGGAGTTGTCTCTCGCCTTCTTTCTTCTTCACGCTAAAACAAAGCTCCTCACTATTAACCTGTGATCTTCAACAGGCAGCATGAATTTTCGTCCGCGACTCCAAATCCTTGTGCCATTCTTTTCTATGCACAAAAACCGAGCACGGAGATTTTTATGTCCCTCAAATCAGCATTTGCTGCACTTCTAATATTCTCAACAACACACGCCCTCGCCTACCCATCTGTGGGCGATAAAGTCACCTGGTCCGGAGAGGTTCAACGTGTCGATGGCACCTCGTACAGCATCCAAATCACCAAGGAAGTGATCGAGCACGACAAGAAGGACAACAAATGGAAAGTCAAAGTCGACGCTATCATGGGGGCCGAGAAAACCTCTGACATTTTTGAGAGCAACGAGCTGTACTCCCCCTCTCAATACAAAAATCTGCTCGCCGGCTGCACTTCCAAGGGGGGAACGATCGAAGATCTCAAACTCAGCATTGGAACCTATAAGACCTGCAAACTTACAACGACCTCAGAAGACGGGACTTTGGTGGAAAAATGGTGGGGCGACATTCCATTTGGGGTCATAAGCAAGACTACGAAAGACTCAGGACAAGTTGCCAAGCAAAATCCAGCCCTTAAATCGATCCTTGTTGGCCTATAAACAAACCTATTAGATCTGACGTCCATTGGCTTTCATTTAAAGTATTTAATTCAGTGCTCATATTTTTTTCCTTTCCTCCAGTGAGGCAATTAGGCTACAACTGAGGTTCCAAAATCAGTCTGCATAGAGATTTCGAGCATAGTGCTCATTTCCTCTTCAGCGGCTCCCTGTGCCTTAGGAGGTTATAATGGGTAAGAAAATCTACGTTGGAAATCTTTCATACAATGTTGGCGATCAAGAGCTTGGCGAAGTATTCGCTCAGTTCGGAAACGTTGAATCAGCACGTATCGTTATCGATCGTGATTCAGGTAGAAGCAAAGGCTTCGCGTTCGTAGAAATGGCTACTGACGATGAAGCTAAAGTAGCTATCGAAAAATTGAATGGTACTGACCTTGCTGGTCGTAACATGAACGTTTCTGAAGCAAAACCAATGGCTCCACGTGAAGGTGGCGGTCGTGGTGGCTTCGGTGGCGGTGGAAATCGTGGCGGCGGCTTCGGCGGTGGAAATCGCGGTGGCGGTTCTGGCGGCGGACGTCCTCGTTACTAGTTTCTGTCTTTCATAGATATGAAATTCCAAAAGGGATCTGAGAAATCAGATCCCTTTTTTTTAGGGAATCTGAGAATCAGATTCCTTTCTTTTTGCCTCTCATCCATCCTTGAGTTGAAATATCCCCAACAGGGAGATGTCATCTGATGGAAGCAACCGAAGCGAACGTTTGGAAGAAGTGTACTATCTGTAAAAAACCGATCAATTTCGGTTCTCGCTATTATGTCTGTAGCGTTTCCACCTGCAATGGCGATCGCACGGGCTATGTCTTCTGCAGCGTCTCTTGTTTCGATGCTCACCTTCCAGGGGCTCGCCATCGTGATGCGGGGGCAATCGAGAAGATGGCACCCAAAAGCGCTGAAGCTCCTTCGCGCATTTTAGTGAAACCAACCCCTAGCGCAACAACCACTTCAAAGCCGATGGCACCGCAGGCTCCACAGGAAGTGCTAATCATCGCTTCCCGACTTAAAGAATTCATTCAGGCGCGTTCTGAGTTCAATACATCCGCTTCCGTGATGGACGTACTTTCTGATCATATCCGAATTGTTTGCGACCGAGCTATTGACAACGCTCGCGCAGATGGCCGAAAGACTGTCTTGGACCGCGATTTTGATTTTCTAAAAAAAGGATAGAACTTCAAACTGCTCCCGCTGATCCAGTTTTAGAGGGAGCAAGGCAGCTATTTTACCACCTGCCAGTCTTTAACTTTCTCATTGAAGAATCCGCTTTCGCGATAAGCTTTTCGAATCGTTCCTTTAGCGATCAAGATCTTCACTCCTCTATCGAAGGCCTTGATAACCTTCTCCGACGCAGGGAGCTTCTTACTAAAGGCCCACACCCGGCCGCCTTGAAGATTGATCTTATAACCTGGAATTGGGATGAGTTCGAATCCTTCGTCTTTAAAACTCAAATCCACGCTCGGTCGAAACGCAGACAGCACAACATCAGCCCGACCAAACCCCACCATACGAATCATTAATTCCCACTGCATGGAATCCAAGATATTTACAAATCCCGCAGCGCGCAGAGCTTCGTGATCACTTTTCCAAATCTTGCTGGTCACAACCTTGAGATTCTTAATCTCGTTGATCTTCATTTTTTTAAAACTCTCGACATTTTTCCTGGTCCCGTAAAGTCCTGCAACAAAATCACCAGGCTGCACCGTCGACGGAGACAACCACAAATCCTTATCATCACGAACATCATAGTCCCAAACCGTGCTTCCCGTAGCCATTGCAGATCCATGCTTGATCTCAATAAAACTGCGCGAATAGCTAGGTGACCCGGTAAACTCAACATGGCCCTCGAAGCCCCCCGCCGCGAGCGCTTGTTGAAACAAAATCATTTCAACAACATCTCGACGCGAGCCTTCTCCGCCAAAGGACTCAGTCTTTAAAGGATCTTTGTTTCCGATATACTGTTTATAACTGGCCAATACATCTTGCGAAACGACGACTTTAATCATCGCGGCTTGTGTTGCCTCTGAAAACACACAAAGAAATATAAAAGCAAAATACAGGAATTTCATGAATCTTTACTTTCGAACAAGCCCTATGGAAATTCAATGATCATTCAAGTAAGACTTCAGAAACCGAGTACATAACTTTAACTTTACTTGCCAACACCCCGCTTTCTCAGAAGCGCTCTCTTTGATCACTCTCCTTGGGGCAGAAGTCGATTAAAAGCGCAATATTGGACAAGCCAAACTTGCGTTTTTAAGTCATACTTCCAGCTATGGCAAAGAATCAGAAAATAATCCTCAGTCACTTTCATCGCTCGCAAATTGGGCGCGCGCAAAGATTTATGCGTTTGCATTTTTCCGACGACCTCGCTCTAAAGAAAATCGCCAAAGAGGCTGGCTCATCCTCTTTTCATTTCGGTCGTTTATTTCAAGCTTACACGGGGGAAACAACTTTTGCCTTTCTTCGTCGAGTCAGACTTTCTCTGGCACTCCGTATGCTTCAAGAAGATGCCTTGGTCACTGTGACTGAGGTGGCTTTAAGCGTGGGTTATGAGACGCCTTCGGCCTTTAACAAGGTCTTTAAAAAATGTCTCCAAATGAGTCCGGGTGAATTTCGCAATCTTGGAAAAGCGAAGCAGGATGAGGTTCTTTACAATCTCAACAACACTCACTCATCAAAGGAGATTGCAATGAACTTGAATCTTAAACCAGACTTTCTCACTCGCCCCGCCTGCCACTTTATTTCCGTCAGACACTCCGGCCCCTTTGTCGAAGTGGCGATGCCTGCCTGGAATGAGCTGTTTCCACTGCTGGGCGATAAATTCGTCAGACCCCAAGTTCAAGAGTATTTGGGCTTGAGCATTATGGACCCAACCTCTAAAGATGAATCCTCCATGACCTATGACGCTGGGGTTGTTCTTGATAAGGAACCACAAACTTTACCCAATAGCCTTCACTACCAAAAAATCCCATCGGGCCGCTATGCCCGCTTTATCCTGACGGGCCCCTATCACCATGTATGGCCAGCCTTTGAAAAGATTTTTCAAACCCTCGGTGAAAGTAAAATTAAACTGCGTGCGGGCGCCTGTATTGAAAACTACGTGAACGATCCCAACGTAACACCCGAACAGGATTTAATTACTGAGCTATTGATTCCTGTTGAATAGAATTTAGCGCCTTCTTGAGTTGTTCATTGAGAAGGCGCCTTTTATAGAGTCCAGTCTCTTGATCACCCAGTCTATAATGCTTTTTATTTTTTCTGCCTCCGCATAAACTGTCCTTCGTATGCACTTCAACAAGTCTCTTTTCAAATTCGCATTCGAATCCGTTTTACTGCTGTTGGTATTTTCTGCGATTCTTTTTATTATTGGTTTTATATTGAATTTACTTTCTCGCAAAAGTCGCGAAGTGGTCACATCGGCCACAAACCCCAAGACATTTTTGTATCTGTTTTTCCCAGGCATTATGATTCACGAGCTGAGCCATATGGTGGCGGCCCTGGTTTTCCTGCATAAGATCGAAAGATTTAAACTGATCGATTTCGCCGCAAAGAATGGATCGCACGGGCACGTGATCACCAGTCGCAGGAATGTCTGGAATTTGCTCTATGTGCCGCAGCTTTGGCAGTCCATGGGCAGCCTCTTTATTGGCATTGCTCCGCTGGTTGTTGGCCCCTTGGCGATGCTTATTTGGTTTAAATACTTCGTCCCCGGGGGACGAAGCTTTTTACTTCACCCCAGCCTCCAGAGCTTGCCAATGATGTCCCTGCATCTGGGTATTTGGCTCTATGTGGCCTTCGCGACACTTTCGAATATTGAGTTGAGCGACGCCGACCTGAGTGAAGCTTGGAAGGGGTTTGGATTCGTATTGCTGTTTGTCTTCGTTCTTGCCCTGGCTTCTGGACAATTTCACCCCACCCTCATCACCAGCGGCTTACTTCATAAATATTGGTCGATGATGGGGGTTGGAGCTTTGCGACTAAAAATTTTAAGCCATTTATGAATATTGAGGATGGCCATTTGCCTATTGCTTAGGCGAAACAATCTCAGGATTCGACGCTTTGGGGGATTGTTGAGTCTTCTGCCCCCAAATATAGCCTACAAAGTAAGCAAGACAGCCTATAAGAGCGAAAATCATCCATTTTTTAATGCGTCCTACCACTAAAGCTTTCATTTTTTTAGTTTTAACCGTTGACAAGAATGGCTGGCAACATTAATTTGGGTCTCTCTCGTGATGCGGGAGTAGCTCAGTTGATAGAGCGATGCCTTGCCAAGGCATAGGTCGCGGGTTTGAGCCCCGTCTCCCGCTCCAAATTTCTTTTTGGAGTTTCGCATCAGAATAATCGATAAAAATAAAATATAAAGCACCTAACAGCGACTGCTGCTTTTGCTAATTCTATTTTACCCTCACTGCGAATGAAATCCGTACCGAAAACATCGGCCTCCTGAGACAATCATTACACTATGAAAAAGGCGCTGAATCTGATTTCTAATATTCTTCTGGCGGCGATGGTGATTTTCCTTATCACAACCCGCCTGCCTGGAATGATCGAACACTATCGTCAAGAAGGAGCGACCGCTCCTGATTTTACGATATCCTTGCTGCAAGGTAAGTCCTTTACTCTGAATGAGAACAAAGAACCTTTAGTGATCGTCTTTTGGGCCACTTGGTGCGGGCCCTGCGAAGTTGAACTCTCTCGCCTTAACAACCTTATTATAGAAAAGAAAATCAAAGCAGAGTCGGTCCTCACCATCTCTAGCCTTGAGGATCCCACGCTTGTGCAAAAAACAGTATCCCATCGCCAATATCAATTCGCGGTGGGCTTGGATCCATCTGGAAAAGTGGCTAAGGATTACAAAGTTGCCGGCACTCCAACCCTGGTTTTTGTCGACCGAGAGAAAAAGATCAAGTGGCTCAGCACTGGTTTAAGTCCCACGCTTGAACTGCGAGTAACGCAATTTTTAAAAAAATAAAAATAATGGCAACTCTGGACATTGATTGAAAGCCAAGTCGTCAAAGCGAAGACTTAGCTTTCAACGACCTCTTCAGTTACAAACTCGACCTGCTGACCTTTGGCGATCATCTCTTTAACCGCACACTTTTGAATTTCTGCCATGACAAATTCTTTGTCTTCTTGCTTCCAGCCCGTTGGGAATTGAACCTCGGTCACCCATTTGGTGATCATGCTGGGATTGGTCTTATCCAGATAGGGCTTCCCAGAGATCTTTATCCCCAAAGCGGAAAGATCTTTTTTCTTACAAGCCTTCAACGCATACACACCTGCGCATCCTGCTAGCGCCGCGTAGGTGGCTTCTAGCGGATTTTCTTTACTTCCGTCAGTTGCATAGTGAAAAGTAAACTTTCTGGACTTCACTTCAATATTTATCAGATCATTTATTTCTAAATTATACATACAGAGATCTTGCCACAAACTCGGCGTTATCAATTATGACTTGGAACATAGTCTTCTAAAAAAAACAGTCAACCCCTGGGGTGGATTTTTAGAAATTCAAGACATAAGCCTCTTACCTTTTTTTGAGCATCTCCAATCGAGGCTGGATAAGACGCCTTTGATCTTCCTTGCTGAGCCAGCGATCCACACCCTTTTCAATCTCAGCCAGCACCATAGGTTTTTCTAAAACCTTATTCACATCGGCGATAACCTTCTTGCCCCATTCATTCTTTGGACAGGCTACCACCACCTCCACAAAGGAGCTGTTATCGGTAAGCGGAACATAGACCACTTTATCTTTATTTTTCAAAAGTTCGTTGTAATAGACCGCTTCGAACGGATATCCCAAGGTGTATTGAATGCGATCGTTCTGCAGCATTTGATGAACTCTTAAGCTGGTGGCAATGGGAACAAATTTGGGATTTTTTTGATAGTCATTTTTAAAGAGAATCGGATCAATGCCTTCCCCATAAAGGCGTCCCACTCCCAGTTTCCACTCTGGTTTTTTATCTAAAAACTTTTGTAAAGCATAAGGCTGCAAACCGACAATCTCCTTCAAATGACTTTCTTTGATCAAGACCCCGTTTGTGGGAATCACAAATACCGGCTTCGAAAAATAAAACAACTTTCGCCACTCCGGAGTATCCAACCAGCCCGCATTGCAAATTGGAGATTGGTTTTCCGCCTCTTTAAGCACTCGCAAGACTGTTCCCTCGATTTTTTTATGCTCATACTGGGGCATATATTTTTGAACCTGTACTTCGACGACATCAAGCAGGCCTTGTCCGCGATAAGGCCCCGCAAAAATGAAAATCGGCGGGTCATCCCAGCGAATCCAAGTGATCTGCGACGACTCTTTCACTTGGGCACTAGCCATTCCCGAAAAATGAAGTGAGCACAAGAACACGAGAAACAGAAAAAGCAAACGGTACATTCTTCAAAGCCTATCACTGGGAGTAAGGATTCACGAGCAGTTCCTCAATCGGCAAACAATTTATCTTAACCATAAACACTTACATGTTGATCATAAAGACATTGTTTGGAATGAATAGATCCATGAAATGGCAAATGCTGATTATCGTAAGCGCTCTCTTCACTGTGATGGTTTTGCCATTTGTGGGTTATGAACTCTATCGATATGCCTCAGCAGGATTTAATAAGGACTATATTTCAATTTACAATTGCTCAGAACGATATGGCTGCTGGGACTATACAGATCGAATCTGTCGCGTGAACAATTCTCACCCTCGAAAACAGTGTGAGAAAATTGAAACAATAAATCCATCCAAATAAGTTTTTATCCTGTCTGACAACATCCAAGAACACCATCTGCTGTAAATTTGTATTATCGCCAGATTCACTGAGGAGAGTTGGCAGAACAATCCCCAAAGTTCATCCTTGAATGAGCCTGCTAAATTCAAAGGGGGACTTGTGAGATCTAACATCTGGAAAGGTTCGATTAGCTTTGGCCTTTTAAATATACCTGTCACCT
The nucleotide sequence above comes from Bdellovibrio svalbardensis. Encoded proteins:
- a CDS encoding TlpA family protein disulfide reductase, with translation MKKALNLISNILLAAMVIFLITTRLPGMIEHYRQEGATAPDFTISLLQGKSFTLNENKEPLVIVFWATWCGPCEVELSRLNNLIIEKKIKAESVLTISSLEDPTLVQKTVSHRQYQFAVGLDPSGKVAKDYKVAGTPTLVFVDREKKIKWLSTGLSPTLELRVTQFLKK
- a CDS encoding RNA recognition motif domain-containing protein, with product MGKKIYVGNLSYNVGDQELGEVFAQFGNVESARIVIDRDSGRSKGFAFVEMATDDEAKVAIEKLNGTDLAGRNMNVSEAKPMAPREGGGRGGFGGGGNRGGGFGGGNRGGGSGGGRPRY
- a CDS encoding AraC family transcriptional regulator, whose product is MAKNQKIILSHFHRSQIGRAQRFMRLHFSDDLALKKIAKEAGSSSFHFGRLFQAYTGETTFAFLRRVRLSLALRMLQEDALVTVTEVALSVGYETPSAFNKVFKKCLQMSPGEFRNLGKAKQDEVLYNLNNTHSSKEIAMNLNLKPDFLTRPACHFISVRHSGPFVEVAMPAWNELFPLLGDKFVRPQVQEYLGLSIMDPTSKDESSMTYDAGVVLDKEPQTLPNSLHYQKIPSGRYARFILTGPYHHVWPAFEKIFQTLGESKIKLRAGACIENYVNDPNVTPEQDLITELLIPVE
- a CDS encoding OsmC family protein, with the translated sequence MKSRKFTFHYATDGSKENPLEATYAALAGCAGVYALKACKKKDLSALGIKISGKPYLDKTNPSMITKWVTEVQFPTGWKQEDKEFVMAEIQKCAVKEMIAKGQQVEFVTEEVVES
- a CDS encoding acyl-CoA thioesterase, with amino-acid sequence MFIHRHKVQFYETDLMGIVHHSNYLRFYEEARVAWAHQKGLIDYQKPGSASHFAVYETQVKHIKPTFFGDELEIEVQARSEGNRLIFQYRLRGRNGEVCSVCKTVHVPLGLDLKLLRLSAEIKTATESEQWTETWL
- the pgsA gene encoding CDP-diacylglycerol--glycerol-3-phosphate 3-phosphatidyltransferase, encoding MATITEWQRNLPTRITMSRIFMVPLIVAAMWPNTLTWNIVAAVLFMAASSTDYFDGYYARKYKAVSNFGKFMDPIADKILVTSVLAMLLALGKIDAWMVIIILARDNFIGGIRSVAAADQIIIDAKPAGKWKTAMQMIAIPIVIIGNMEPYLPYLDKIGYGVLWVSVILSITSGIEYYLGFLKNRKSA
- a CDS encoding TIGR02285 family protein → MYRLLFLFLVFLCSLHFSGMASAQVKESSQITWIRWDDPPIFIFAGPYRGQGLLDVVEVQVQKYMPQYEHKKIEGTVLRVLKEAENQSPICNAGWLDTPEWRKLFYFSKPVFVIPTNGVLIKESHLKEIVGLQPYALQKFLDKKPEWKLGVGRLYGEGIDPILFKNDYQKNPKFVPIATSLRVHQMLQNDRIQYTLGYPFEAVYYNELLKNKDKVVYVPLTDNSSFVEVVVACPKNEWGKKVIADVNKVLEKPMVLAEIEKGVDRWLSKEDQRRLIQPRLEMLKKR